From [Clostridium] symbiosum, a single genomic window includes:
- a CDS encoding glycoside hydrolase family 5 protein, giving the protein MKYLKNVLLLSGFTTALAVLCGCKTAEGAESPGVSSHGALHVDGASLKDEKGNTMVLRGTSSHGVTWYPRYLNGSAMETLFGFGANVQRLAMYIEAHNAYVENPEQSLDYLYMGIESALAADMYVIVDWHILKDGNPNKYAEEAVTFFDEISRHYGGNPGVLYEICNEPNGDTSWEDISNYADKVIPVIRANAPGAVILVGTPKYCTDFSGPIETPLKYENIMYTMHRYIDVTKEKPCDNQKIEAVVESGIPIFVSEWGTAVGEQAYLKDGSYDSGMKTYQENARPFVEYMKEHNISWTAWSLSNKNEAHSMIRSDCQKYSGWTQEDLTDFGRFIFSAFK; this is encoded by the coding sequence ATGAAATATTTAAAAAATGTTCTGCTTTTAAGTGGTTTTACGACAGCGCTGGCCGTACTCTGCGGCTGCAAAACCGCGGAAGGGGCAGAGAGTCCTGGCGTCAGCTCCCATGGCGCCCTGCATGTGGACGGCGCCTCCCTGAAGGATGAAAAGGGAAATACGATGGTATTACGGGGAACCAGCAGCCATGGAGTCACCTGGTACCCCAGATATCTGAACGGGAGCGCCATGGAGACGCTGTTCGGATTTGGAGCTAATGTACAGAGGCTCGCGATGTATATAGAGGCTCATAATGCGTATGTTGAAAATCCTGAACAGAGCCTTGACTATCTCTATATGGGGATAGAAAGCGCTCTGGCCGCGGACATGTATGTAATTGTAGACTGGCATATTCTAAAGGACGGTAATCCCAATAAATATGCAGAAGAGGCGGTCACTTTTTTCGATGAAATCAGCCGCCATTACGGTGGAAATCCGGGTGTTTTGTACGAAATATGCAATGAACCAAACGGCGATACGAGTTGGGAAGATATCAGTAATTATGCAGATAAAGTGATACCGGTGATACGCGCCAATGCGCCAGGAGCGGTAATCCTGGTTGGAACGCCGAAGTACTGTACCGATTTTTCAGGACCAATAGAAACTCCCCTTAAGTATGAAAACATTATGTATACGATGCACCGGTATATCGATGTAACGAAAGAAAAGCCCTGTGACAACCAGAAGATAGAAGCAGTCGTAGAGAGCGGGATACCGATATTTGTCAGTGAATGGGGGACTGCGGTCGGTGAACAGGCATATCTGAAGGATGGCTCATATGACAGCGGGATGAAGACATACCAGGAGAATGCCCGGCCTTTTGTCGAGTATATGAAGGAGCACAACATCAGCTGGACCGCCTGGTCATTAAGTAACAAAAATGAGGCGCACAGTATGATAAGAAGTGACTGCCAAAAATACAGCGGATGGACTCAGGAAGATTTAACCGACTTCGGCAGGTTTATTTTTTCAGCATTCAAATGA
- a CDS encoding GntR family transcriptional regulator yields MERERYNSIYKYYTCHILFGHLAHGSYLPTIEQICDIFHVAPETVRSALMKLQKDGLISVSAGRRTTVTYVASPEEKYRSAENYYLARKEDIENIYHVTDLILMPLFYEGCKRLSDDELLRLSIATGQGASNLAAISMICCNTMIQKLNNRLAKDLFFDIVAFFQFPYIPSFDRRVEEFQQDYRSLLSSCETSDRDGLFRAFSYLQDLTRKAILGFIGKAAINQPAIPQISFHWQTNRDRPQYCHSLASCIIQNIIDGRYSKTDMLPSYEKMAEEFSVSVSTIRRTVGLLRDMGVLNSINGVGSQIHFTSPNWKKLKRPAIEKNIVRAIESVEFFSITSKPVLSRILPSLTPLQKNKLKGILEKSRGNHPLESFIRVTEYIAGIYPYPILFEIYKKLSEFLLFVYPLLLSLTGTESRRDTAFIGEIMLALEQDDTGLFCHAFSVLAEAVCEDLHVLKQCLMKSAGDTGSFDGRN; encoded by the coding sequence TTGGAACGAGAGAGATATAATTCTATCTATAAATACTACACTTGCCATATTTTATTTGGACATCTTGCACATGGAAGTTATCTGCCTACCATTGAGCAGATATGCGACATCTTCCATGTAGCGCCCGAGACGGTGCGCAGCGCCTTAATGAAACTGCAGAAAGACGGCCTTATCAGTGTTTCCGCCGGACGGCGCACCACTGTTACCTATGTCGCCTCCCCCGAAGAAAAATACCGTTCTGCCGAGAATTATTATCTTGCGCGCAAAGAGGACATAGAAAATATATACCACGTAACCGATCTGATTCTAATGCCGCTTTTTTACGAGGGGTGCAAACGGTTGAGCGATGATGAACTTTTGCGCCTTTCCATTGCAACCGGACAGGGTGCCTCCAATCTTGCCGCAATCTCAATGATTTGCTGCAATACCATGATACAGAAACTGAATAACCGGCTGGCAAAAGATCTCTTTTTTGACATTGTCGCTTTCTTCCAGTTTCCATATATCCCGTCGTTTGATAGAAGAGTGGAAGAATTTCAGCAGGACTACCGCTCACTGCTGTCCAGTTGTGAAACCTCAGACAGAGACGGCCTTTTCCGTGCGTTTTCTTATTTGCAGGATCTAACCCGGAAAGCGATTCTTGGCTTTATCGGCAAAGCCGCCATAAACCAGCCGGCGATACCTCAGATTTCCTTCCATTGGCAGACGAACCGCGACAGGCCGCAGTATTGTCATTCCCTCGCTTCATGTATCATCCAAAACATTATAGACGGTAGATACAGTAAGACGGACATGCTGCCATCTTATGAAAAGATGGCGGAGGAATTTTCCGTTTCCGTCAGTACGATCCGGCGGACCGTGGGGTTACTGCGTGATATGGGCGTCCTCAATTCCATTAACGGTGTAGGCAGCCAGATTCATTTCACCTCCCCCAACTGGAAAAAGCTTAAGCGGCCCGCTATTGAAAAGAATATCGTGAGAGCGATAGAAAGCGTTGAATTTTTCTCCATAACGTCTAAACCTGTTTTATCCCGGATACTGCCCTCTCTTACACCGCTTCAAAAGAATAAATTAAAAGGGATTCTGGAAAAGAGTCGGGGAAACCATCCTTTAGAATCATTTATCCGGGTTACAGAATACATAGCCGGCATTTATCCGTATCCGATACTGTTTGAAATATATAAGAAATTATCCGAATTTTTACTTTTTGTCTACCCGCTTCTATTAAGCCTTACGGGGACAGAAAGCCGCAGGGATACAGCTTTTATCGGAGAAATAATGCTTGCTCTGGAACAGGACGATACAGGTTTATTCTGTCACGCTTTTTCTGTCCTGGCAGAAGCAGTGTGTGAAGACCTTCATGTATTGAAACAGTGTCTGATGAAGAGTGCAGGTGATACCGGCAGTTTCGATGGCCGTAACTAA
- a CDS encoding DUF692 family multinuclear iron-containing protein → MKIACNYYKETIELLREGRITLDYVKVPALGFQYDCYKAPGADKAAGLAELKKEIQRIQEVVPVLLHGFGPQDYNMASDRFRPEFDKELAAQIIGITKTPELSGHLALGNRMKQELYTRERIKELAVENIRFIRELFPEISHLAIENMDGNPFIFGKKAGCCIEPAFIREVTEESGAEFLLDVSHAYGSALYLGIDFKEYLDRLPMDQLYEIHINGWINGRNDLMSHVAMSEDTYTILEMILDKYKTPEILTIEYGRMDDRMAAGIPLMGPDGGNERAKGEIEEQVRRVFQIMEGY, encoded by the coding sequence ATGAAAATTGCCTGTAACTATTATAAAGAAACGATAGAACTTTTGCGTGAAGGCAGAATTACCCTTGACTATGTCAAAGTACCGGCCCTGGGATTCCAGTATGACTGTTATAAGGCCCCGGGAGCCGACAAGGCTGCTGGGCTGGCAGAACTTAAAAAGGAGATACAAAGGATACAGGAAGTGGTTCCGGTTCTCCTGCATGGGTTTGGCCCGCAGGATTATAACATGGCGTCCGACCGGTTCAGGCCTGAGTTTGATAAAGAACTGGCGGCACAGATTATAGGAATTACAAAAACTCCGGAATTGTCGGGCCATCTGGCTTTGGGAAACAGGATGAAACAGGAGTTATATACGAGAGAAAGAATAAAAGAACTTGCGGTGGAGAATATTCGTTTTATCCGGGAGCTGTTTCCGGAGATTTCTCATCTGGCCATAGAAAATATGGATGGCAATCCTTTTATCTTCGGTAAGAAAGCGGGCTGCTGCATTGAGCCTGCTTTTATTCGGGAAGTGACGGAAGAGTCGGGAGCGGAATTCCTTCTGGATGTCAGCCATGCCTATGGCTCCGCGCTGTATTTGGGAATTGATTTCAAAGAATATCTGGATCGGCTCCCAATGGATCAGCTGTATGAAATCCATATCAACGGATGGATTAACGGCCGGAATGATTTGATGTCACATGTTGCTATGAGTGAAGATACGTATACGATATTGGAAATGATATTGGACAAGTATAAAACTCCTGAGATTCTGACAATTGAGTACGGAAGGATGGATGACAGGATGGCGGCGGGAATTCCCCTGATGGGGCCGGATGGAGGAAACGAAAGGGCGAAGGGGGAAATTGAAGAACAGGTAAGGCGTGTTTTCCAAATTATGGAAGGTTATTAG
- a CDS encoding MBOAT family protein, which yields MVFSSIVFLFYFLPAVLVLYYTVLRFSIRLRNFFLLLASIFFYAWGEPYYVILLIGSCIFNWAVALALSRWEKAGKIWLLIGCVGNLGVLFLFKYLNFVLSILNGLMGTNLRLSVSLLMPIGISFFTFQALSYVIDVYRGTAQVQKNLLNVALYISFFPQLVAGPIVRYNTVEQQILSRTHSWELFSSGSTRFVQGLAKKLVLANSFAIVADNIYSMTNAGHRLMAIPVTLAWLGSFAYTLQIFFDFSAYSDMAIGLGRMFGFRFEENFSYPYISRSIGEFWRRWHISLGTWFKEYVYIPLGGSRVESKSKMIQNMLIVWILTGLWHGAAWNFLFWGLINFAFLVLERLFELEKRESKSVWRHVYALFVVNMGWVLFRCESFYQLKEYLGNMFWMNHNGFFSPYTWMFLKEYAVLWGVGILLCTPAVKQAGMRWCGRYPKQAQALYPLGMTVLFVISVIYISKSGYNPFIYFNF from the coding sequence TTGGTTTTCTCCAGTATTGTATTTTTATTTTATTTTTTACCGGCGGTGCTGGTTTTGTATTATACGGTTTTACGGTTCAGCATCAGGCTTAGAAATTTTTTCCTGTTGTTGGCGAGTATCTTCTTTTATGCATGGGGAGAACCGTATTATGTCATTCTTCTGATAGGAAGCTGTATATTTAACTGGGCTGTGGCCCTGGCGCTTTCCAGATGGGAAAAAGCAGGGAAAATATGGCTCTTAATCGGCTGCGTAGGAAATCTCGGGGTGCTGTTTTTATTTAAATATTTAAATTTTGTGCTGTCGATCCTGAATGGTCTTATGGGTACAAATTTAAGATTATCGGTATCTCTTCTAATGCCGATAGGAATTTCGTTTTTTACGTTTCAGGCTCTCAGTTATGTGATCGATGTATACCGCGGGACTGCACAGGTTCAGAAAAATCTTCTGAATGTAGCTTTGTATATCTCTTTTTTTCCACAGCTGGTAGCCGGGCCGATTGTGCGATATAATACAGTTGAACAACAAATACTGAGCCGGACCCATTCATGGGAGCTGTTTTCATCCGGCAGTACGCGCTTTGTACAGGGTCTTGCTAAAAAGCTGGTTTTAGCAAATTCCTTTGCCATAGTTGCAGACAATATTTATTCGATGACGAACGCGGGACACAGGCTTATGGCTATCCCGGTTACGCTTGCCTGGCTTGGCTCATTTGCTTATACGCTGCAGATTTTCTTTGATTTTTCCGCGTATTCGGATATGGCAATAGGCCTTGGAAGAATGTTTGGATTCCGTTTTGAGGAGAACTTCTCCTATCCCTATATATCACGTTCTATCGGAGAATTCTGGAGACGGTGGCATATTTCGCTGGGAACATGGTTCAAAGAATACGTATACATTCCGCTTGGCGGTTCAAGAGTTGAAAGTAAGAGCAAGATGATCCAGAATATGCTGATTGTCTGGATTCTGACCGGTTTGTGGCATGGGGCGGCATGGAATTTCCTGTTCTGGGGGCTGATTAATTTTGCATTTCTGGTATTGGAACGTCTGTTTGAACTGGAAAAGAGGGAGAGTAAATCGGTTTGGAGACATGTTTATGCTCTTTTTGTAGTTAATATGGGCTGGGTGCTGTTTCGCTGCGAGAGTTTTTATCAGTTGAAAGAGTATTTGGGAAATATGTTCTGGATGAATCACAATGGCTTTTTTAGTCCTTATACCTGGATGTTTTTGAAAGAATATGCGGTATTGTGGGGAGTTGGCATTCTGCTGTGCACACCGGCCGTAAAACAAGCCGGTATGCGATGGTGTGGCAGATACCCTAAACAGGCTCAGGCGCTATATCCATTGGGAATGACGGTTTTGTTTGTGATCTCGGTAATCTATATTTCCAAAAGCGGTTACAATCCGTTTATTTACTTTAATTTCTAA
- a CDS encoding polyphosphate polymerase domain-containing protein, protein MAEFLDVLRTEKKYPVSSVTAGKIAARLSYVMPLDQNCRNAQPYIVNSLYFDSLYNRDYREKENGVEFRKKIRLRVYGEGDIVKLEWKRKQGAKQRKQSLLLTKADAECMISGDYRCLMKYEGELPKIFYTMMTEEVYRPKCLIRYRRLAFTIPTNDIRLTLDSQISSQEGRYDLFRKDIPFYPVTYPGKTTLEVKYNHFLLDYIRTALSPFELTESASSKYTASRYFGLGGTIS, encoded by the coding sequence ATGGCTGAATTCTTAGATGTTCTGCGAACGGAGAAAAAGTATCCGGTCTCTTCTGTCACGGCAGGAAAGATAGCCGCCAGGCTGTCTTATGTCATGCCTCTTGATCAGAACTGCAGGAATGCACAGCCGTATATTGTCAATTCACTCTATTTTGATTCGCTGTATAACAGGGATTACAGAGAGAAAGAAAACGGAGTGGAATTCAGAAAGAAAATCCGCCTCCGCGTTTATGGGGAAGGCGATATTGTAAAGCTGGAATGGAAACGGAAACAGGGTGCGAAACAGAGAAAACAGAGTCTGCTTCTTACAAAAGCTGACGCGGAATGCATGATCAGCGGAGATTACCGCTGCCTGATGAAGTATGAGGGAGAACTTCCGAAAATATTCTATACGATGATGACGGAAGAAGTTTACAGGCCCAAATGCCTGATACGGTACCGGCGCCTTGCATTTACAATTCCTACCAATGATATCAGGCTGACGCTTGACAGCCAAATTTCATCGCAGGAAGGCCGGTATGACCTGTTCAGGAAAGACATACCGTTTTATCCGGTCACCTACCCGGGGAAAACGACACTGGAAGTAAAATATAATCACTTCCTGTTAGATTATATCAGAACTGCGCTCTCTCCGTTTGAACTTACGGAGTCAGCCAGCAGCAAATATACGGCATCACGTTATTTTGGATTAGGAGGAACTATCTCATGA
- a CDS encoding CotH kinase family protein — protein sequence MGLYGMYEKIEQGEGRVEIEKDTGYLLLRDRIDTEGLSMPVWSTKHQRSNNWVNLEYPSPDKVSKEYWDYIRNDVNKIEDSLYSDDKKKFEEYKSKLNVGSFVDYFIINEFFANYDAGWNSTFMYKNRSGKLFIGPYWDFDGALDNYTKEMLEVRETALPNAPWFDSLLRDEDFVNKVVERYGELRKNILSEGKLYDKIDKAASFIEKPVKRDLSRWSALYSNPMQLNEEKGTGIIVDRETSTWEKEIERLKDVMRLHGDFLDSDITQLYRFVQFGRDETPNTMLGVYFIIAFFVSIILVQRAREGIR from the coding sequence ATGGGGCTGTACGGCATGTATGAAAAGATAGAGCAGGGGGAGGGACGCGTTGAAATCGAGAAGGATACCGGCTATCTCCTGCTTCGGGATCGAATTGATACGGAAGGACTTTCTATGCCAGTCTGGTCCACTAAACACCAAAGGAGCAATAACTGGGTGAATCTGGAATATCCGTCTCCTGATAAGGTATCGAAAGAATATTGGGATTATATCAGAAATGATGTGAATAAAATTGAGGACAGTCTCTACTCTGATGATAAGAAGAAATTTGAAGAATATAAAAGTAAATTGAATGTTGGTTCCTTTGTTGATTATTTTATTATTAATGAATTTTTTGCAAACTATGATGCGGGATGGAATTCTACATTTATGTATAAAAACCGGAGCGGAAAATTATTTATCGGGCCATACTGGGATTTTGACGGAGCTTTGGATAATTACACAAAAGAAATGCTGGAAGTGAGGGAGACGGCACTTCCGAATGCACCATGGTTTGACAGCCTTCTCAGAGATGAGGACTTTGTAAATAAAGTCGTTGAGCGGTATGGAGAGTTAAGAAAAAATATATTAAGTGAGGGTAAGCTTTATGATAAAATTGATAAAGCGGCAAGCTTTATAGAAAAGCCGGTAAAGAGAGATCTAAGCAGATGGTCGGCACTATATAGCAACCCAATGCAATTAAATGAGGAAAAAGGCACTGGTATTATAGTTGACAGAGAAACATCAACATGGGAGAAAGAGATAGAACGGCTGAAAGATGTAATGCGTTTGCACGGAGATTTCCTGGATAGTGATATAACACAATTATATCGGTTTGTTCAATTTGGAAGAGACGAAACCCCAAATACCATGCTGGGAGTCTATTTTATCATCGCATTTTTTGTATCAATTATTCTGGTTCAAAGAGCCAGGGAAGGAATCAGATAG
- a CDS encoding CotH kinase family protein — MGAKWKAAFAMILFSAAVCAGFGIWKYQAIDKKEERVWHHELAAAADPTLGTDSVPEDFMVDGNFTSHLPLVIIDTGGEEIVNYKYYDSESQSLIYKEGVDPYIKMRISFVDNENMVNRLGDEPTGVSYGKIKIRGNTSSSKIFPKKQYLMKLLDDDEEPNIMEVFGMTASDTWILNGTQLDRTYLRNYIAMNTAGELSPHTPDIRFCEMALKRGKSMNIWGCTACMKR, encoded by the coding sequence ATGGGTGCAAAGTGGAAAGCGGCCTTTGCCATGATATTATTCAGTGCGGCAGTCTGTGCGGGATTTGGGATATGGAAATATCAGGCAATTGACAAAAAGGAAGAGCGGGTGTGGCATCATGAACTGGCGGCCGCAGCCGATCCGACGCTGGGAACTGACTCGGTTCCCGAAGACTTTATGGTGGATGGGAACTTTACGTCGCATTTGCCGCTCGTTATAATTGATACGGGTGGGGAAGAGATTGTGAATTATAAGTACTATGACAGTGAATCACAGTCGCTTATCTATAAAGAGGGAGTAGATCCATATATTAAAATGCGGATTTCATTCGTGGATAATGAAAATATGGTAAATCGCTTGGGAGATGAACCTACGGGGGTTTCTTACGGAAAAATTAAAATTCGAGGAAATACTTCTTCCTCAAAAATTTTTCCCAAAAAGCAATACCTTATGAAACTTCTGGATGATGATGAAGAACCGAACATCATGGAAGTATTTGGTATGACAGCCTCCGATACCTGGATTCTAAACGGAACTCAGTTAGACAGAACTTATCTGAGAAACTATATTGCAATGAATACGGCCGGCGAACTTTCACCCCATACTCCAGACATAAGATTTTGTGAGATGGCATTGAAAAGGGGGAAAAGTATGAATATATGGGGCTGTACGGCATGTATGAAAAGATAG
- a CDS encoding glycosyltransferase family 2 protein — protein MGKKIKIVKQNQKGTKEKFWIAVALVSMTVYIIWRLFFTIPDHNVYGWLATICGIFLAVSETISMLEGTEHFARLGKKSVPDMPVVPLDWYPDVDILIATHNEETELLYKTVNGCKHMDYPDKKKVHIYICDDGNRPEMAELARKMKVGYFGLADNKEAKAGNLNHALSKTSSPWIVTFDSDMIPTHEFLMETVPYIFLPRVKKMDDGTWAERTEEEIDEKYKIGFIQTPQSFYNPDMFQYNFFSETRIPNEQDFFFREINVGRNNANAPIYAGSNTLISREALDSVGGIATGTITEDFETGIKIQAKGYTCYAVDKTLAHGLAPTDIDNLIKQRIRWGRGCITSLRRTNLLFNPHIKLNAKISYLACWMYWWTFFRRFIYIVSPILFILFGIPVVICSLRELVFIWFPSYVLYNQALKVTSGKIRNKRWSNTVDTVIFPYMIIPVLLETLFIRQKKFNVTSKTRDTVRHSDMMLATPQIILLVFDVAALIIAAMNAFQTGNYGAAVLIYWLMLNAQHLIMALFFMSGRRNLRTTDRFYVRVPVEISYQGKQFYGVTTDLSETGLAVLCDKSIYMPHGEEQMTIRLKTERYEAELGAKCVHVQKQGDKWKYGIQITGMEGDNRDSYFQIVYDRDHSLAKTMSPSVSIIDDIFLNVQKRSTHVENSKRQLPRVELNRTMQTVDGREVFVRNCNYEYLLVKEEMNLPEAMEIRIPGSDNVMKCIKAGNKAGLYRLDNWKELLFSDAFDLIFALAEEKKDKVS, from the coding sequence GTGGGAAAGAAGATTAAAATAGTAAAACAGAATCAGAAGGGAACAAAGGAAAAATTCTGGATTGCAGTGGCTCTCGTCAGTATGACGGTTTATATTATTTGGCGTCTTTTCTTCACGATACCGGATCACAATGTATATGGATGGCTGGCAACGATATGCGGTATTTTTCTGGCAGTCTCGGAGACAATCTCCATGCTGGAAGGAACAGAGCATTTTGCAAGGCTCGGGAAAAAATCGGTTCCGGATATGCCGGTGGTGCCTCTCGACTGGTATCCGGATGTAGATATTCTGATTGCAACCCATAATGAGGAGACGGAACTTCTTTATAAAACCGTCAACGGCTGTAAGCATATGGATTATCCCGATAAAAAGAAAGTACATATCTATATCTGTGATGATGGGAACCGCCCGGAAATGGCGGAACTGGCAAGAAAGATGAAGGTGGGATATTTTGGACTGGCCGATAATAAGGAGGCGAAGGCTGGAAATCTGAATCACGCCCTGAGTAAAACATCGTCTCCATGGATTGTGACGTTCGACTCGGATATGATCCCGACCCATGAGTTTCTGATGGAGACGGTACCTTATATTTTTCTGCCGCGTGTAAAGAAGATGGATGATGGGACATGGGCGGAGCGCACGGAGGAAGAGATCGATGAGAAGTATAAGATTGGCTTTATCCAGACGCCGCAGAGTTTCTATAATCCTGATATGTTCCAGTACAATTTTTTCAGTGAAACAAGGATTCCCAATGAACAGGATTTTTTCTTCCGTGAAATCAATGTCGGCAGAAATAATGCCAATGCTCCGATTTATGCCGGTTCTAATACGTTAATTTCCAGGGAAGCCCTGGACTCTGTCGGAGGAATTGCAACCGGGACGATTACAGAGGATTTTGAAACGGGAATTAAAATTCAGGCAAAAGGCTACACCTGCTATGCGGTCGATAAAACGCTTGCACACGGACTTGCGCCGACGGACATCGACAACCTGATAAAACAGCGTATACGATGGGGACGCGGCTGTATTACCTCTCTGCGACGCACCAACCTTTTGTTCAACCCTCATATAAAGTTGAATGCCAAAATCAGCTATCTGGCCTGCTGGATGTACTGGTGGACATTTTTCAGAAGATTTATCTACATTGTGTCCCCAATCCTCTTTATTCTGTTCGGGATACCGGTTGTAATCTGCAGCCTCAGGGAACTGGTTTTTATCTGGTTTCCATCCTATGTCCTTTATAACCAGGCATTGAAAGTGACATCCGGTAAGATTAGAAATAAGAGATGGAGTAATACGGTGGATACCGTTATATTCCCATATATGATTATACCTGTTCTACTGGAAACACTGTTTATCAGACAGAAGAAATTTAATGTTACGAGTAAAACGCGTGATACGGTCAGACATTCAGATATGATGCTGGCAACGCCGCAGATTATTCTTCTGGTATTTGATGTGGCGGCGCTAATCATAGCCGCAATGAACGCCTTCCAGACCGGCAACTACGGAGCGGCCGTACTCATCTACTGGCTGATGCTTAATGCCCAGCATCTTATTATGGCTTTGTTCTTCATGTCGGGGCGTCGCAATCTGCGTACCACGGATCGTTTTTATGTCCGTGTTCCGGTTGAGATTTCATACCAGGGCAAACAGTTCTACGGTGTGACAACGGATCTGTCGGAGACAGGTCTGGCTGTGCTTTGTGATAAATCTATCTATATGCCTCATGGTGAAGAGCAGATGACGATCCGGCTAAAGACGGAACGATATGAAGCGGAACTGGGGGCAAAGTGCGTGCATGTACAAAAACAGGGGGATAAATGGAAATATGGAATTCAAATTACCGGTATGGAGGGAGATAACAGGGACAGCTATTTCCAGATTGTTTATGATCGCGATCACAGCCTGGCGAAGACGATGAGCCCGTCCGTCAGCATAATTGATGATATCTTCCTGAATGTCCAGAAACGTTCCACGCATGTGGAAAATTCCAAGAGGCAGCTTCCGAGAGTTGAATTGAATCGAACAATGCAGACTGTGGATGGAAGAGAAGTTTTTGTACGGAATTGTAACTATGAGTATTTACTTGTTAAAGAAGAAATGAATCTGCCGGAGGCTATGGAGATACGAATTCCGGGTAGTGACAATGTGATGAAATGCATAAAAGCAGGGAACAAGGCCGGGCTGTACCGTCTGGATAATTGGAAGGAACTGCTTTTTTCGGACGCGTTTGATCTGATTTTTGCCCTGGCAGAAGAGAAAAAAGATAAGGTCAGTTGA
- a CDS encoding DUF4956 domain-containing protein: MNEDLLYYITNHAGSLSVQELLINFFSALVIGFIIFLSYRFSHSGAVYNARFNVSLWMLTIVTTMVMCVIGNNIALSLGMVGALSIVRFRTAIKDTRDTAYIFWCIAVGICCGISDFVTASIGSVIIFLLMLAIGGVRSNTRYLLIVRGQSDMAGEVENMIQEPLKGKARLCVKNQGRESMEYIYELSEKQVKIWQDGKVSQKLLEQKGVMEVNLVGQNDEISA, encoded by the coding sequence ATGAATGAAGATCTTTTATATTACATAACAAACCATGCAGGGAGCCTGTCGGTACAGGAACTGCTGATTAACTTTTTCAGTGCGCTGGTAATCGGATTTATTATCTTTTTGTCATACCGTTTTTCCCATTCGGGGGCAGTCTACAATGCCCGGTTTAACGTGTCCCTCTGGATGCTGACAATCGTCACGACCATGGTTATGTGTGTAATCGGCAATAATATCGCATTGTCGCTTGGTATGGTCGGTGCATTATCGATTGTCAGGTTCCGTACCGCAATCAAAGATACCAGGGATACAGCCTATATCTTCTGGTGCATTGCCGTGGGAATCTGCTGCGGAATTTCCGATTTTGTGACTGCTTCGATTGGCAGTGTCATCATATTTCTTCTGATGCTGGCAATCGGCGGTGTGCGCAGCAATACAAGGTATCTGCTGATTGTGCGCGGCCAGTCGGATATGGCCGGTGAGGTGGAGAACATGATTCAGGAGCCGCTCAAAGGAAAAGCGCGCCTCTGCGTCAAAAACCAGGGCAGGGAAAGCATGGAATATATCTATGAGCTGTCTGAAAAACAGGTGAAAATCTGGCAGGATGGAAAAGTAAGCCAGAAGCTTCTGGAACAGAAAGGGGTTATGGAAGTAAACCTCGTAGGCCAGAACGATGAAATTTCTGCATAA